The genomic DNA CGGGGGCCGCCGAGGCCGGGGTCGGCAGGGACAGTGGGGTTAAGGCCGTGGTCAGGAGGGCCGCGAGTGCCGTTGTGCTGCGCATGCGTGTGGGGTCCTTTGGGTCAGCCCGCGAGGTCCGAGCCGAAGGCTCCGGCCTGGGCGGTGGAGAGGCCGAGGTGGGTCGGGCCGAAGGTCGTCGCGGTGGTGGTGGAGTAGAGGGAGCCGGTCGCGCCGGGCAGGTGCCACGCGGCGCCCGCCGGGTCGTTCTCCTGCGCGGCGATCGCGGTCAGGTCGGCGTGGCCGTCGCCGTTGACGTCCGAGGCGAGCAGCTGGGAGCCGAAGCTGTCGACGGACTCCACGGCGCCCGGGACGCCGGGGCTGTCCTGGGTGAGGAACACCGCGCCGGTGGTCGTGAGACCCGAGGCCGAGCCCCGCAGCAGGGTGATCGCACCCGCGCTGGAGACGTAGTGCGCGTCGTCGCCGAAGGCTTCGCCGGGCGCGCCGATCGCCAGGTCCGCCCGGCCGTCCTTGTCGAGGTCCCCGACCGCCACCGCCTCGCCGAAGTCGTCGCCGTACTCGGGCGAGTCCGGCACTCCCGCGCTGCTCTGCGTCAGCGTCGTACGACGGCTGCCGCTGGGGCCCGTCGACGTGCCGTAGACGACGCTGATCTCGCCGCCCTTGGAGCCCGAGGGCTCGTTGTGGGGCTCGTCGGGGTTGCCGAGGACGATGTCCCCGTACCCGTCGCCGTCGAGATCACCGATCGCCGCCGTCGTACCGGCGCGCAGGGCGGCGCCCTTGGTCAGGCCGTTCGACGTGCCCTTGTAGAAGGCGGCGGCGGCGAGGTGTTCGCTGTTGGTCTTCCGGCCGGTGACGACGAGGTCCGCCTTGGCGTTCTTGTCGACCTTGCCCGCGGTCAGTCGCGGCTTGTCGACCCCGGGGGAGTACGAGGAGACACGGCCCGTCGAGCCGGACTTGGTGAACGGGCCGCGGATCAGACGGATCTTGTAACGGCTTCCGGTGGAACTCTGCGTGGAGACGGCGAGGTCGGGCTTTCCGTCGCCGGTGAAGTCGGCCGCCGCGATGCTCAGCCCGAAGGAACTCCCGTACTGCGGCTCGGGGTTCTTGACCGTCGTACCGCCGGAGAGTCCGGACGCGGAACCCCAGACGATGACGACCGTGCCGGCCGACTCCAGGCTGCCCGAGTCCTCCTCGGGGGTGCCGATCACCAGGTCCGCGTAGCCGTCGCGGTTCAGGTCGGCCGTCGCGACCTGGGAGCCGAAACCGTCGTCGGCCTCGGCCGAATCCGGGATGCCCGCGGTGTTCTGGCTGATGACCGTCCGCTTGTCCGGGTTCAGGCCGCTCGCCGTGCCGTAGACGACGGCGACCTGCCCGGCCCACGCCTTGCCGCCGGCCTTGGCGGCGGGGGCGGCGATCGCGACGTCGCGGTACCCGTCCCCGTTGAAGTCGCCCGACCGGCCCGAGGGGGCGGCGGAGGCGGGGGTGGTGGGGAGGGTGGTGAGGAGGCCGGTGGTGAGGGTGGCGGCCAGGAGGAGGGTGCGGCTGCGCATGAGGTGTCCCTTCGAGCGGTGGTCAGCCGGGGAGGGGGGAGGGGGGCGCCCGGCCGGGCGCCCCCGAGGGTGCGGGTGTCAGCCCGCCAGGTACATGCCGAGCTGGGGGTAGTACGCCGTGGACATTCCGAAGGCGCTCGGGCTGTAGTTCGTGGCGCCGGCGGTGGTGACGCCGTCGGCGGTGCCCTTCAGGAAGGTGAGCAGGCCGTTGCCGTCGTTCTCGGTGTCCGAGCCGACGACGAGGTCCGCGTGGCCGTCGCCCGTGACGTCGGTGAGCAGGGTGGCCGTGCCGAAGAAGTTGTTGGTCTCGGCGGTGCCGGGGATGCCCGCGGTGTCCTGGGTGAGCGTCACGACGGAACCGGGCCCGTCCGCGGTGCCCCGGTGGACGACGACCGCGCCCGCGTAGTCGGCCGCGGCGCCGCTCGCCGGGGCGCCCACGGCCAGCTCCGGGAAGCCGTCGCCGTCGATGTCGCCGATCGACGGGCGGCCGTACGCGCCGTCCGACAGCTCCACGGCCGGCTTCACGCCGGTGGCGGTGCCGTACGAGAGCGCGCTCCGGCCCGTCGAGCCCAGGTCGCCCTCGGTCGCGCTCTCCGTCTCGCCGATGACGATGTCGCCGTAGCCGTCCTGGTCGAGGTCGCCGATGGCGGTGCTCTTGCCGTAGGGAAGCTCCAGCTGCCGGGCGGGGGCCGACGTGGTGCCGTAGTAGAGGAAGTTGCGGTCCAGATAGCGCTCGGAGCCGAGCTTCTTCCCGGCGCCGACGACCAGGTCGGCCTTGCCGTCGCCGTTGACCTTTCCGGCGGTCAGGTTCACAAGGCGCGCGGCGGCGAAGGGGAGCGTGTACGTGAGCTTCGCGCCGGTCGCACCCGCCTTGGTGAAGCCGCCCTTGATGATCCACTGGGTGGTGCCGGAGGCACCGACGGCGAGGTCGGCCTTGCCGTCGCCGGTGAAGTCGGCGACGGCGAGGCTCGCGCCCCAGTAGTCGTGCTGGGAGACGGCCGGGTCCTTGACCGTGGTGGCCCCCGACAGACCGCTCGCCGAGCCCCAGACGATCACCACGGCGCCGCCGTTGGTGTCGTCGCCGACCTTCTCGTACGGGGCTCCGACGGCGAGGTCGCTGTACCCGTCGCCGTTGAGGTCGCCGACCGCGGTCGACCGGCCGAAGCCGTCCTCCTCCTCGGCCGAACCCGGGACGCCGGAGGTGCCCTGGTCGATGGACTTCCTGGTGCCGAGGCCGGTGGCCGATCCGTATCCGACGGCCACCGAACCGGCGTCGAACTTGCCGCCCGCCGTGGCGAAGGGGGCGCCCGCAGCGACGTCCTGGAAGCCGTCGCCGTTGAAGTCACCCACCAGGCCGGAGGGGGCGGCC from Streptomyces avermitilis MA-4680 = NBRC 14893 includes the following:
- a CDS encoding FG-GAP and VCBS repeat-containing protein → MRSRTLLLAATLTTGLLTTLPTTPASAAPSGRSGDFNGDGYRDVAIAAPAAKAGGKAWAGQVAVVYGTASGLNPDKRTVISQNTAGIPDSAEADDGFGSQVATADLNRDGYADLVIGTPEEDSGSLESAGTVVIVWGSASGLSGGTTVKNPEPQYGSSFGLSIAAADFTGDGKPDLAVSTQSSTGSRYKIRLIRGPFTKSGSTGRVSSYSPGVDKPRLTAGKVDKNAKADLVVTGRKTNSEHLAAAAFYKGTSNGLTKGAALRAGTTAAIGDLDGDGYGDIVLGNPDEPHNEPSGSKGGEISVVYGTSTGPSGSRRTTLTQSSAGVPDSPEYGDDFGEAVAVGDLDKDGRADLAIGAPGEAFGDDAHYVSSAGAITLLRGSASGLTTTGAVFLTQDSPGVPGAVESVDSFGSQLLASDVNGDGHADLTAIAAQENDPAGAAWHLPGATGSLYSTTTATTFGPTHLGLSTAQAGAFGSDLAG
- a CDS encoding FG-GAP-like repeat-containing protein, coding for MRIRPAALAALTAAALTGALLATTGSASAAPSGLVGDFNGDGFQDVAAGAPFATAGGKFDAGSVAVGYGSATGLGTRKSIDQGTSGVPGSAEEEDGFGRSTAVGDLNGDGYSDLAVGAPYEKVGDDTNGGAVVIVWGSASGLSGATTVKDPAVSQHDYWGASLAVADFTGDGKADLAVGASGTTQWIIKGGFTKAGATGAKLTYTLPFAAARLVNLTAGKVNGDGKADLVVGAGKKLGSERYLDRNFLYYGTTSAPARQLELPYGKSTAIGDLDQDGYGDIVIGETESATEGDLGSTGRSALSYGTATGVKPAVELSDGAYGRPSIGDIDGDGFPELAVGAPASGAAADYAGAVVVHRGTADGPGSVVTLTQDTAGIPGTAETNNFFGTATLLTDVTGDGHADLVVGSDTENDGNGLLTFLKGTADGVTTAGATNYSPSAFGMSTAYYPQLGMYLAG